The following proteins are encoded in a genomic region of Arachis ipaensis cultivar K30076 chromosome B02, Araip1.1, whole genome shotgun sequence:
- the LOC110268668 gene encoding uncharacterized protein LOC110268668 produces the protein MRPLSPRLRRRPVAVAEAMMSSLRQQEEASFHGGNRKKKKERKEERTGGIGEGKEEGGVPALVNSAVAVAAPYRSLLRRSNRGERKLVLRKGRVAELAPSRQHGCAATDEERCVGGREGPRWRKRESTREGVGATFRRRAVRSHHCASSLAVVILGASPYHRRWG, from the exons ATGAGACCGTTGTCACCGAGGCTCCGCCGCCGCCCAGTCGCTGTTGCCGAAGCCATGATGTCGTCTCTGCGCCAGCAGGAGGAAGCATCCTTTCA CGGCGGcaataggaaaaagaaaaaagagagaaaggaagaaagaacagGAGGCATAGGAGAGGGAAAAGAGGAAGGGGGTGTGCCAGCGTTGGTCAACTCCGCCGTCGCCGTTGCCGCGCCCTACCGATCGTTGCTGAGAAGGTCGAACAGAGGGGAGAGAAAGCTAGTGTTGAGAAAGGGAAGGGTCGCCGAGCTAGCACCGTCGCGTCAGCACGGCTGTGCCGCCACGGATGAGGAGAGATGCGTCGGAGGAAGAGAAGGACCGCggtggagaaagagagagagcacTCGCGAGGGTGTCGGAGCTACGTTCCGTCGCCGTGCTGTGCGAAGCCACCATTGTGCCTCGAGCCTCGCCGTTGTCATCCTCGGCGCGAGCCCTTACCATCGTCGATGGGGTTGA
- the LOC107624285 gene encoding uncharacterized protein LOC107624285 isoform X1, with amino-acid sequence MIQFIMEKSLVCEGKEGLKKLIQITSIRLIPKRFLRKEELLYLVFAVESGFKHCRLTNRTSRTTARSSKYIGRPATFMKTKARLSKSLDHDATMAETFKYIHTLKENMERFADQRATDHYELYTQRLDQSQPTGDDGNNSAASVVDPDMVRNEAASVPYKNRVYGLGSFFADNLSTSTLRHLSSSATSGLVNHEYIADLREQVLLLTQSLHQQAPQLRESEERFQAILSHMTNTNDLRLEWRQEIEQFQRMEHHMAPYEYQMRNGSSGTASGSDAAGGTQILPPWPPPQ; translated from the exons ATGATTCAATTCATCATGGAAAAAAGCCTGGTTTGCGAAGGAAAAGAAGGATTAAAGAAGTTGATTCAAATCACTTCCATCCGATTGATTCCCAAGAGGTTTTTGAGAAAGGAGGAGCTGCTTTACTTGGTGTTTGCCGTGGAAAG TGGGTTCAAGCATTGCCGTCTCACAAACAGAACTAGCAGGACAACGGCCAGGTCGTCGAAATATATCGGTAGGCCAGCGACTTTCATGAAGACAAAGGCCAGGCTG TCTAAGTCGTTGGATCATGATGCGACGATGgcagagaccttcaagtataTTCATACCCTGAAGGAGAACATGGAGAGATTTGCTGATCAGCGGGCCACggatcattat GAGCTCTACACGCAAAGATTGGATCAATCTCAGCCTACTGGAGACGATGGTAATAACTCCGCTGCATCAGTCGTCGATCCTGACATGGTTAGGAACGAGGCTGCATCTGTGCCGTACAAAAATCGCGTTTACGGACTGGGATCATTCTTCGCTGACAACCTCAGCACATCCACATTGAGACATTTATCCTCCTCTGCTACCAGTGGGCTTGTCAATCACGAGTATATCGCCGATTTGAGGGAGCAGGTGCTGCTCCTCACCCAGAGCCTTCACCAACAGGCTCCGCAGCTGCGAGAGTCTGAAGAGAGGTTTCAGGCGATCCTCTCACACATGACAAACACAAATGACCTCAGGCTGGAGTGGAGGCAGGAGATAGAGCAGTTTCAGCGAATGGAACACCACATGGCGCCATACGAATATCAGATGCGCAATGGTAGTAGCGGCACTGCTAGTGGCAGCGACGCTGCTGGAGGCACACAAATATTACCGCCTTGGCCGCCGCCTCAGTAG
- the LOC107624285 gene encoding uncharacterized protein LOC107624285 isoform X2, which translates to MKTKARLSKSLDHDATMAETFKYIHTLKENMERFADQRATDHYELYTQRLDQSQPTGDDGNNSAASVVDPDMVRNEAASVPYKNRVYGLGSFFADNLSTSTLRHLSSSATSGLVNHEYIADLREQVLLLTQSLHQQAPQLRESEERFQAILSHMTNTNDLRLEWRQEIEQFQRMEHHMAPYEYQMRNGSSGTASGSDAAGGTQILPPWPPPQ; encoded by the exons ATGAAGACAAAGGCCAGGCTG TCTAAGTCGTTGGATCATGATGCGACGATGgcagagaccttcaagtataTTCATACCCTGAAGGAGAACATGGAGAGATTTGCTGATCAGCGGGCCACggatcattat GAGCTCTACACGCAAAGATTGGATCAATCTCAGCCTACTGGAGACGATGGTAATAACTCCGCTGCATCAGTCGTCGATCCTGACATGGTTAGGAACGAGGCTGCATCTGTGCCGTACAAAAATCGCGTTTACGGACTGGGATCATTCTTCGCTGACAACCTCAGCACATCCACATTGAGACATTTATCCTCCTCTGCTACCAGTGGGCTTGTCAATCACGAGTATATCGCCGATTTGAGGGAGCAGGTGCTGCTCCTCACCCAGAGCCTTCACCAACAGGCTCCGCAGCTGCGAGAGTCTGAAGAGAGGTTTCAGGCGATCCTCTCACACATGACAAACACAAATGACCTCAGGCTGGAGTGGAGGCAGGAGATAGAGCAGTTTCAGCGAATGGAACACCACATGGCGCCATACGAATATCAGATGCGCAATGGTAGTAGCGGCACTGCTAGTGGCAGCGACGCTGCTGGAGGCACACAAATATTACCGCCTTGGCCGCCGCCTCAGTAG